GAAGTATTTCCCATTGCTTCTAACATAGCAGGTACGTAAATGTTTAACTGATCTGAAGAAActttaacaccttaaaaaatgtcccttataacaaccctgtgaagtaggtaacaCATGTAAGTTGAGCATTTTAAAACAGGGACTCTAGCTCATGTTTcttgacttcaattttttttccaccaTATTTCATGGTAAGACAACAAGGATCCAGAAGTATCTCAATAAGCTGGAATGATAGACTGAATAGAACATACTGGCATTCACTAAGAATAAATGTGAAACCCTTCACCTAGACTAGAAAAATCTAAGCACCAAAGGACAGCATAGGAATAGTAGGGCTAAGGCTAACTGCTCAGTACTGATCAGTAGGTATGGCATTCCTTCCTGTGTCATCCAAGGCTCTattagcagtagcagtagcagtgtCTGTACTGGCTGGACCACACCAACACCAGGGAGGTGACATTTGCTTCTGGGAGTCACAATTTAGAAGACATACCGACAGAAGTGGAGTGcttccagaaggcaaaggtgAAGACTCAGTGTACTGAGGCATGCTTGGAAGATTTGGAACTATCTTCAAATGTCTGAAGATGTGTCTTATACAAATCATCTTCAGAGGACAGCCCTGCTAACATGGCTGgattggaaaagggaaaagggcaaaTTTTGGCTTGATACATGGATGAACTTACTAACAAATTGcaaacaggcatttaataaatatttattgcaagAAAGCATATTagagaaatattttctcttactGTAAAATTACAATTTCTTCCTAATACTAGTGATAGCTGCTCTCAATGTAGAGCAACAAGAATTAAATTTCACTTGCACGAGATCAAGGATCCGCTTGTTTGCTTATTTACATGGTTATACATTAAGTACCATATAACTTAAAGAGGACACATTCCTTACTTTCAGAAAGTTGATATTTTAACCgaaaattaaacataaaagtatTTTCCTCCCACCTCTCCATTACGCTAAGTGTcctttggaagtgaaattaaggTTAATTAGCCTTCATACCCCCACCATTGCACACCATTCTTATGGAGAAGGCAGGGGCTTTAGGAAATTTTGGAAAGGTATGGGATCACAAGCCTTTTAAAAGATAGGAAACTGATCCTATACTGTATAGGCTGTGTGACAGTCATCTTATACAATCTAGGAAAAGCTCCATGCTTTTCTCCAGCTATCTTTATTGACCATACCCAAAGTTCAGCAAACAGAACAACTTGATTTTGTACAGTGCCTTAAAAccttattcttctttctcactaAGTGTTTACCAAaggcaactttaaaataataaacaggaaagaagcaAGTATTCCATTTAATGGCTGGCCTAAGTACTGGCACTTAACAGTGGAGCAGGATAAGAGAAATGAGATGGAAAGAGTGGTAAAAGTTCTACAATTGTTTGGAGACTAGGTCTGAGAGGTCAAGATGCCATTTTGTGCACTGCCACGGTGATGCCATCATGTTTCTGGATCATTATGTTCCTGAAAGGCAAAGCAGAGGAAATTTGATAATGTTTATTCAAACAAGTGGTGTCATCATAGGCTGGTCTCCAACTTAATGACCACATAACCACTTCAACTGCTTTATCATTGGGAAACAGTAGAAGTTCACAGTCATAGCTATGATACTTGGGGctgcacattttaaaataattgggtACATGTCACTACTACCACAGAACAAAATGACATCTTTCAGGatgacttttttcttctgtgcTACTCAGTTCTTGGTTCAAGGGAACATCAAGTCTACATTCATACAATATACTGCGATATCTATCCTTCAGGCTATGATTTCTCTTATGGTATTACTCTAATGTgggaactgaggctctgagattGAAAAAAATTTGTTTAAGGTCGTAATGGATTAACAGAACTAGTACTGGGCCTAGGTAAAAGCTACCAACCCATTTGCTGTATTTGTGGTTCTAAAGCTGAGGCTGTTAATACCCCAAATATCCCCTGCCAAATAGATTTTAGGAGGTCTGTGAATTtgggtgggaaaaaaaaattacatcttacAAGCTTCACTAGCCTCCAAATTAAGCATTTCCTTTaattcaattatgaatgtaggggaaaaaaaccaacctTATTCTGAGAAAGTGTCTATATCTATAGGCTTTACCAGGTGTTCATAATACACAAAACTTCTGCTTtaaagcagaggttcccaaacttatttggcctactgccccctttaaaaacaaaaaattactcagtgtctCCTATAGGTTAGGTTAACTCTTTTTTTATTCAATGGCCCCTAATTGCACAGGAGGCTATTatcacccttcccctcccccactgttcCAGCGCCCCCTGGGGGTGATATCTCCTACTCTGGGAACCTATTCAAAGGTTTCCCCTGAAGGACATATGGAAAACCTTCCTTTTTAGTCAGCCCAATGATAGTATTGAAACATGAATGAAGAATGGAGGAGCAACTCTGATTTGATATAAAAGTTCTCATcaataaagggaaaggaaggcatTTTAAACCTAACTGTACATACTCACCCATTGTCTGACTCTAGACAGACCACAGGAATATCTGTTGGGTCAGAGGTTAATTTAGCTGCTTGTTGGGCTAGGACAGAGATCACCCCGGCATGTTCATCTGACAGGGTGCCACGGCCTGAAAGACACAGAAATGCTCCAAactaagcatctactatttgGGATGAGGATAGTAATAAATATGTAGAGTTCCAATTCAATGAAGAACATTTTGACTTACTGCCATCTATACTAACTGCTGGCTGTATCTGCACAATCATGTTAGATAACTGTCAGTCCTTAAACAAAGGGCCACTGGAAAGCTCTCCCCTAAAATTTCATGATCCATCCcatcaaggggaaaaaagctGTATCTCAAATTAATCTGAAAGTCATATAGATTCAGTCATGCAAATTAAGAGATTgataaaacaaattaatttcttggtgaagatTTGACTTCATTTACTAAACTCAATCACATACAGTCCTTTGTCTAGGATCATCAATAAGGCCAACTCACCTTGATAATGTGTGTACTCTAGGAGCACTTTATTTCTTGGTTAgaataaaatgactttttatttcCTGAGGCCGAATCCTCCTAAATTAACTAATGCTAAGTAAGCTTTGGTTTTTACTGATGCCTCATTTCAGTCTTGGGATATAATTGGGTAAGCCTCAGGTCCTACAaaccaacaataataaaaaagtttACTTTGAAATAGTTAGCAGCTACAAGAAACAAGCATCCCCTAATTATGTCTGAAACTAAGCCAGGTATCAGACATGTCACAACAAAAGATTATGTGGATTTGTTGCTGTGTGCTGCCTGAGACATAAACCAAAGGAACTATTGTTTTACAGGACTGGAGGAAACCTCTTAGGGATACAAAGTCAAGTCTCATAATTTAGGCATCTGAATGCTAAAcaagttttgcaaatgaatttagAAAGTAACTGTAAGAACCCTTTAACTGTCTCCTCCTTTCAAATCTGCCCATATAATAGACTGCTTCAGTATCTGTTGCAAACACATTTTTCACACAGTTACTCCAGCATGAGTTAAAGGCCACTACAGCCAGGTCTAGTACTGACTGTGGCATTATCTGGCCTTGTGGCCATGAACAAGTAACAATCTTTCTCCATGGTCCCAGATTCTTCACTTGTATAATGAATGCaagacctctaaagttccttacAGTGCTAACATTTACGGTACTATTGTTATTTTAATGAAAACAAACGGAATATGCTGCCAAGAccctctcaatctcagtttctttgagGGTACAAAACCCTAGCAATGGTTCATGTCCTCTTTACAGGTGCCCTCACGCATTTTCATGTACAAAGTAGAACGAAGAGGATTAAACATAAACTATAAACCACATCTTATGTGCAGCTTGCTTGTTTttccttctgtgcatttaaaaaaaatcttcactgaTCCTCTTTAGCAACCTTCTCACTTATAATCTTCCTTCTTACTCCTCCCTgccattaaaaaacaacaaaaccaccAGCCTCCTATGGTTACCTGCCTGAAAGGTTCCAAATAAGGGCCTGGTGAAGATGTGCTGGAGTCTGAGCCAGTCAagctcatttcagagatgaaaacAATGTTTGGCCGTCCGGTTTTTTTTAGCTACAGCAtatcaattaaataaacatttgttaagcgcttattatgtgcaaagcccTATGCTAGGaatactggaaaaaaacaaaaacatagtccctgtcctcaaggagcttattttatGAAAGGTACACAACTTCAACACatgataaatgaaaaaggaggttacACTAACATGGtaggggagatgagaggaaaggTTTCCTATGAGAGTTGGTACTACAGTAGAACCTTAGAAGCAGCCATCAAGTAACTCTTAAGAGGTAACAATGAGAAAGGAGTCTCTTTACAAAGGTGGTggtgggaagtggggagggggggttgCCTGTGCAAAATTAGAGATGGGAAATGGCATGCCAAGATCTGAAAATAGATAATTTGCCAACATGGCTGGAATACAGAGCATATGAAGCAGAATATAAAGAAACAAGGCAACAAAGATAAGCCAGGCTGAGACACAGAATGATTCAGGGGATAGACACTGAAGGGGATAGATACATTAATTGAACACAGGTAAACTACTgaacttctctgaatttcagattactcagctgtaaaatggagtatAATAAAACCTGCGGGGCTTGCTTCACAAGACTGTTCTGAGGTCCAAATAAAATGTCCATAAAGTAGTGTCAGTTGTTATTATGGGAGGCTCAAGGCTAAGGAGTTTGTACTTTATGCTCTAGACAATGAGGAGACACAAGATTTTTGAGGAAAAGTGTCATGCTCAGATCTGAATTAGGAAAGTACTTTTAGCAGCTGAAAGGAGAATGGAGAGACTGGGAGGCTATTACAATACAAAAGTGCAGGCAAGAAGCAATAAAgatctgaactagggtggtagccATTCTGAGTGATGACAAGGGATGGGAGAACAAACAGGAGTTGgcaagtggggggggggagggagaaggaaaaaccaAGGATGAGCAATTTTAGGGGAAAAGGTTTCAAGATGAAAACAATTCTGTTTTGAACAAGTTAAGTTTGCCACACACTGTCAAACATCAGGCTTCCATAATGTAGAAATGGAATTTAGGAAAAGGTGTGAGTTGGAAACAAGTCCTTAGTGTAGAGATACACTGAACCTGTAGGAACAGATGATACCAAGGAGAACATGTACCATGAAGAGGAATCAGAACAGCTGTAGAGGGTCAGCCACAGTAAAGGAGGTAGGGGATGGACGGCATTTCAGCAAGAGAGACATTTCATAGGATGAAGGCAGACAAGAAGAACAGTAGAGAGAAATGCCACGGAATCCAAATAAGGAGAATATATTCAAGAAAGGatggtcaatagtgtcaaagCTTCAGAGAAATCAAGGTGCAGGAGGACTGAGGAAAAGTCACTGGATTCAGCAGGTAAAGAGATCCTTGGTAACCTTGGAGGAAGCCCAATTACCTGTAGTCCAGAAATGAGTGTCTGGTAAAGAAACAGAGGTCTGGAATACAGACAATTTTCCCAAGAAGTCAGGCACTGAAAAAGAATGGCAGCATGGGGGAGGGCATGGGCGAATAAACGTAAAATGAtagggggtggagtggggtgagGCAACGAAGTCCTCCCCGTCCTAAGTAATCTCCCAAATAATCCCTAGTTACATACCCTAAGACCAGAATTCGGAAATAACTGATGAAACAGGCTCTTTGAAGCCGAGCTTGGGGGCCTTTTTAGGGAGGGCTGTGTCTTCCAAAGACACCCAAGCAAGGAAGGACAGACGGGACAGGTGGAGATGGGCAAGAGTTAGAAGACTGCCTCGAGGACCCACCTGAGATTATGTAACAAACCAGGGACAATTCACAAAAATCCTCCACCCCAGGTTAAAGAAAGACCAACGTTTTCTACAGTGAAATGAGTAGCTACACAGTGAAACCACACACTTTTTTAAGTACTAGGGAGACGTAGCCCTCCCTCCCCTGCTAAAATGCAACGACATCAACCTATGGGCCAACCGGGCACCTGGCCCATCAGCACGTACACCACCTGTCGATGCCCTTCTTAGAGAACACCTGTGCCAACAGGGCCCCCAAGGTCTGGGGACGCGGCCTCGGCTCTTCTCCCCCGGGGCACCCCGTATCCTAAGTGGGGGAGTCCCATCTTCCGCGGAGGCTTCCCCTGCTCGTGCCCCCGGGGGTGGGGCCTTGCTCGAAGGATTACCTTCTTTCTTATCCACAACCCCCTGCCGGTGGTCCTCCCCCGTTAGAACGCGGCATCCTCGGGGGCGGGAGCCACCCCGACCTCCTTCCGCATCCCCGGCGCGTCCGGCACACCGGAGGCCCGTGCCTGCCCCCGCCCCCGGTCCGGGCACAAGCTCCCTGCCAAGGCGCTACTTACAGCCCAGGTTCAGTCCCTGCGAGTCCGTGCACAGGACGCCGACGATGGACGGGTTCTTCATCCTAACACAGACCAGACGCCGAGGTTACAGGAGCGAACCGGGCGGCCCCCCACACCTCCCACGTCTTCCCTCCGGGACCGGGCCTCGACTAGGCCACCGAAGTGCCCGGCCCGCCCGTGCCCACACTACCCACGTGTCCTCGAGGTGCTGCTCCAGGGTCGCTTCCATCTCGGGTTTTGACAGTAAGTTGAGTCCAGGCCGCTCACGGGACGTCGCGTCATGTGACCGCCCTCCTCTGGCCACGTGATGCAACCACGCGGCTTCAGCAGGTACGGCGCAACAGCCGCGGGACGGGGCTTCCGACGGGACAAAAATCATCAACTCGCGTTAGGAATTAAAAacatttcccctctccccacctcttcctCTCTGTGTCAGGAGTCTGGAGTCTGCGCAGACGCCGCCCAGTAGGGTACTGTATCCACGGGGCCCTCACTGGCAGGGAGGGGAAGCCACCTCCAAGACCTCTGGCGGCGGAGGAGCGTCCTCTGGGCGTCAAGGCCTCCGGTTGTCATGGTTACCCTCGAGTCAGCGCCgagaagggtggggggaggaggaggggcgaGGGGCCCCGCCTATTGCTCCCggacttccctccctcccctcccccacggTGGCGAGCTCCGCCCTACACCCTGGGCGGCGCCTCACGCAGAATTAGCCTCGGCCTGGATGGGAGGGGACGTGTGCAGAGTGGGCCCTGCCGCCGACCGCGTGACCCGGGGGCAgtcacttcccttccctccctgcctcagtttccttctctccaaaatGTCAGGAAGAGGGCTTTTTCGCTCTTTGGGCCCTCGAACTAATGGCAAAACCCACGGACCCcttagaatcatgttttaaagtgtgtgaaataaaatacac
The DNA window shown above is from Notamacropus eugenii isolate mMacEug1 chromosome 2, mMacEug1.pri_v2, whole genome shotgun sequence and carries:
- the LAMTOR5 gene encoding ragulator complex protein LAMTOR5, giving the protein MIFVPSEAPSRGCCAVPAEAAWLHHVARGGRSHDATSRERPGLNLLSKPEMEATLEQHLEDTMKNPSIVGVLCTDSQGLNLGCRGTLSDEHAGVISVLAQQAAKLTSDPTDIPVVCLESDNGNIMIQKHDGITVAVHKMAS